From Trypanosoma brucei gambiense DAL972 chromosome 5, complete sequence:
TGTGTCTGCACCCAAATATGCCTTTAGCTCAACGCATTTTGTGCCTACTAAAATTAAAGCAGCCAAAATTTACAGTTCCTCCTTCACCGCACAACATTCAAACGATAACAGGATGCCAAAAGCATTTCTGCACTAACACAATAGCAGAAGCGACAACTAGACATCCCAAAATGTCCATCGACTCTCATTCCCCATTTCTTTCATAATTCCCCCCCTCCTTATACGTACATGGAGAGTAAGTTAGCTACAAAAGAAATATGTCGACCACCCTGTGATACCGTTGACCCTTTCTGCGCAGTGATTCTTATATACTCTGTCCATCGTGCTTACGATATACGACTTACTTCTGTCCGTCTTTATGGTGAGCTTATTCACGAGTTCGACCCTTGGTTCAATTACCGTGCAACGCAGTACCTCAGCGACAACGGGTGGCGTGCTTTTTTCCAATGGTACGACTACATGAGCTGGTACCTGTTTAGTCACTACACAGTCAGTtaacctttttcctttctgccACTGTGTCGGGCGCAGGTTGGTGTTCCACTGGTAACACTCCGTCATAACCAGGCGTGCACGTACCCTCACTCCCTGAAATGTGTGACACCGTGGTAAGGCCAACAATATGTCTTATTGAAATACTTTCTGGTAATGATGTTGTTGAATATATGTATTGTTTGTCCCCAACCGTGTTTGTGAATGCTTCATCTCGCTTGTATGCACTCGACTCTCCTCTTTCCACCACTCTCCCTAATTTGCTCAACAGTTAAGTCTGTTGTTCATAAAAAACTACGAGGAAAATACGGAACCGGAGGGGCTCGTGACCGGTGTTGCTCGCTGAGGGAACCGTGTGTGAGCGAAGTCTAATATAATATCCGATTCGTCCTTTGGGCGTTTCTTTCTGCTTAATGACGAAAGGTGGGAAAGTAGCTGTGACTAAGGGCTCAGCACAGAGTGATGGTGCTGGTGAGGGAGGGATGAGTAAGGCCAAGTCATCCACTACGTTCGTCGCCACTGGCGGTGGTTCTTTGCCTGCCTGGGCGCTAAAGGCTGTAAGCACGATTGTGAGTGCAGTGATTCTTATATACTCTGTCCATCGTGCTTACGATATACGACTTACTTCTGTCCGTCTTTATGGTGAGCTTATTCACGAGTTCGACCCTTGGTTCAATTACCGTGCAACGCAGTACCTCAGTGACAACGGGTGGCGTGCTTTTTTCCAATGGTACGACTACATGAGCTGGTACCCGCTTGGCCGACCGGTGGGCACAACCATCTTCCCCGGAATGCAGCTTACCGGTGTAGCCATTCATCGTGTGCTGGAAATGCTCGGGCGAGGTATGTCCATCAACAATATCTGTGTGTACATTCCTGCATGGTTCGGTAGTATTGCCACTGTGTTGGCTGCTCTCATTGCGTACGAATCATCTAATTCGCTCAGTGTCATGGCGTTTACTGCGtactttttttccatcgTACCTGCACACCTGATGCGATCAATGGCTGGTGAATTTGACAATGAGTGTGTTGCAATGGCGGCGATGCTTCTGACGTTCTACATGTGGGTACGATCGTTACGCAGCTCAAGTTCGTGGCCCATTGGCGCTTTAGCTGGTGTGGCATACGGGTACATGGTGTCCACATGGGGTGGTTATATTTTCGTGCTGAACATGGTAGCCTTCCACGCTTCTGTATGTGTACTGCTTGATTGGGCTCGTGGGACATACAGCGTCAGTTTGCTGAGAGCGTATTCACTGTTTTTTGTCATTGGCACTGCCCTTGCGATTTGCGTACCGCCAGTGGAGTGGACGCCCTTCCGGTCGCTGGAGCAACTGACAGCATTGTTTGTCTTCGTTTTCATGTGGGCACTCCACTACTCGGAATACCTGCGTGAGCGTGCCCGAGCGCCCATTCACTCTTCTAAAGCACTTCAGATCCGTGCCCGCATTTTCATGGGCACACTCTCCTTGCTGTTGATTGTGGCTATCTACCTATTTTCGACAGGATACTTCAGGTCGTTTTCTTCTCGTGTCCGTGCGTTGTTCGTGAAACATACGCGTACCGGAAATCCCCTCGTGGATTCTGTGGCTGAGCATCGGCCGACGACTGCCGGGGCCTTCCTACGTCATCTTCATGTATGTTACAACGGCTGGATAAttggcttttttttcatgtccGTGTCGTGCTTTTTCCATTGTACGCCGGGAATGTCGTTCCTGCTGTTGTACTCTATACTTGCGTACTACTTCTCTCTCAAGATGAGTCGTCTGCTGTTACTTTCTGCACCTGTGGCTTCCATACTCACTGGCTATGTCGTGGGATCTATTGTTGACCTTGCAGCAGATTGTTTCGCCGCTTCCGGAACAGAGCACGCCGACAGTAAGGAGCATCAAGGGAAAGCCCGTGGTAAGGGACAAAAGAGACAAATCACTGTCGAGTGTGGGTGCCATAATCCCTTCTACAAATTATGGTGcaattcattttcctcccgcCTGGTAGTTGGTAagttttttgtcgttgttgtccTTGCCATCTGTGGACCCACATTTCTTGGGTCTGAGTTTAGGGCTCATTGCGAACGTTTCTCCTTAAGTGTTGCTAATCCGCGTATTATATCGAGTATTAGGCACTCCGGTAAGTTGGTTCTTGCCGATGATTACTACGTGTCGTACTTGTGGCTGCGAAACAATACGCCTGAAGATGCCCGTATTCTCTCATGGTGGGACTACGGGTATCAAATCACTGGAATTGGCAATCGCACAACCCTTGCGGATGGTAACACATGGAATCACGAGCACATAGCAACTATTGGGAAGATGCTTACATCCCCTGTGAAGGAGTCACATGCTCTTATACGCCATCTCGCTGATTATGTGCTGATATGGTCTGGTCAAGATCGGGGCGATTTACGTAAGTCACGGCATATGGCTCGGATAGGCAACAGTGTATATCGCGATATGTGTTCAGAAGACGATCCGCTGTGTAGACAGTTCGGGTTTTATAGTGGTGACCTCAGTAAACCTACGCCTATGATGCAGCGGTCCCTATTATACAATCTGCACAGGTTTGGTACGGATGGCGGGAAGACACAACTGGATAAGAACATGTTTCAGCTCGCCTACGTGTCAAAGTATGGTTTGGTGAAGATCTACAAGGTGATGAATGTGAGTGAAGAGAGCAAGGCGTGGGTTGCAGACCCAAAGAACCGTAAGTGCGATGCACCTGGATCTTGGATATGCGCCGGCCAGTACCCGCCAGCGAAGGAGATCCAAGACATGTTAGCGAAGAGGATTGACTACGAACAACTCGAGGATTTCAATCGCCGCAATCGAAGTGACGCTCATTATCGTGCGTATATGCGTCAGATGGGTTAGCCCTGTGAAGATAAATTCGATTTGATGTGACAATGAAATAAGGtatgggaaagggagaacaaACTGATAAATGATAAGTGAATGAAGTAAAGTAAGGAAGGCTGCCACTATATGCTTTGAGATTTTCATTTAACTATGTTATGCTGTTGTTAGGGGTTagaatcttttttcttggttgCCAATTAGGTATACATTTattttgtggttgttgtttttcttttcaatatTTTTAGTCTTTTTTCTGCGGTGACGGTATTTGTTCGTATTAAATATGTTTGTTGTGCTGGATTCTTGTGGTTTGTACTACTGGTGCCTGCTACATTTTGTTCATGTTTATTCTTTGTACTTCCATTTGCGTACGCATTGATGCATGCATATTTACATGTGtttgtatatgtttttttctaggTCGTATTTGTTTGTCTGAATGCTTGTGTCTGCTTTGTTTTTAGTTCTCTCTGTTCGGTTGATTCGAGAGGACTCCGATTTGCTTCCGCACATCTGATGGTaccttgtgtttgtgcttgtggaGGTTGCGTATTAACTAGTGGCATTATCCTTACCCATGTTTCCGTCTTTGAAGTTTACTTACGCGTACTCCTGTGTACCGCTGTATGTTCGGTTGATTTCGAGTctctttttcaaaaaaaaaattctgttatttttattggttTCGTTTGGACCATGTGCGAACGAATTGTCATTATCGGCtccctttccatctttttttccggTTGTTTTGCGCAGTTGTTAAGCtaattgttttcttttagaCTATTTTTTCCCGTGTTGTTAACTTCTGCTATGTTACTTTAACTTCGTGAAGTGTTTCGACTCGAGCGAGAAGACCGTCCGTTTTGGCTGCGCATCGAAGTGAATTAAAACATGCATGCAGATGTACTTATGTCCATATCGACACGTATTTAGGGCCTGGTTGTTTAACATGCTCTTCCCTTTTagctatttattttttctgcgtATTTCCTCGGTTGCGCCTCAACGCTAGGATCCCTCTAATGTCACGTCTTATCCGCATTTGTGTTCTTTTCTCGTTACCTGTACACCTacctttattttcattttatcgcatcttttcccccttctcttttttttggagaAGTAGCTTATAGCGGGGAggtctcttttccttccttattCGATTACACTTCTCCCATTCTCCCGATGCTTCGGTTTCTCCACCGCCCGCTAACAGCACTGGGAACCCAAAACAAGTCGTATCGCCGATTTGTCTCACAACGCCATGGAAAGGGTCGGCTGTTGGAaaaggaagtggaggagacGAGACAAGCACCGGACTCTGTAACTTCCGCTGACCTTCTAAGGGAGGTGAAAAGGACGCGGGATGAGGTGCAGCTTTTGGCGACATCTGCGGAGGGACTGGCAGCCACGCGTGATGGCGGTGGCCGCGAGAGCGACTGGGCTGAACCTTCTTTGAAGGATCTCGACAGATCCATACCGCAGGTCGACTGCTCCTTCATTGCCGAGCTTGTTCGCTCCCGCAACCGACAGTTGAAGGATTTCTTACAGAGGAAAGCGAAATTGGAAGAAAAGGTGGCGTTGTTGACGAGGCGGCAGGCTGGTTCCGTCAAGGAGTCTGTGGGGTACCCCGTCCTAAGCGCATTTCGTGCAAGAATGAGTGACGCCAACGCGACGGCGAGCTCTACTGAAGGCGACACGGCTGTTGCCGTCGCCCCAGAAGTGCTTGCGGAACTGACGGACGAGGAGCGTGATTTGCTGTTGTGCTCGCGTCCGGACTATGGCGATGACTTTGTACTTCTCGACTGCCGCACTGTTAACGAGGTGACATCATGGGGAATTATTGAGGGCGCGAAGGTGCTTCCTGCGCATGAGATGTTTGAGGCGTTTCACCTCACACCAGAAGAGTTTGAAGTGGAGTTTGGATTTACCAAGCCGCGACCAGAACAGAAGATTATATGCTATTGCCAGTATGGGCCGCGGTCCCTGATGGCAGCACAGGTCCTCAGTTGGATGGGGTACACGAAGGTTCTTCACTTTCGTGACGGCTACTACGAGTGGGGGAAGCAATACAACTTGTTGCTTCGCCGTTGGATGCTACACGACAAGGAATCTGGTAACGAGGTGAGGCGCCAAGTAGCGTTTCAAGCGGGCCTTGAACTGCAGCGAGAGATCGCTCCGGAGTTCAACGAACTTCCCATGCAGGAGGCGGCTCGGTACAAGATTGACACGACCCGCAGTCGGGGTACAATACTTGTTGGTGAGGGATTGCGGGACGAGGCGTACAACCAAGTAAAGGCGCTGGTGGATGGAATGGAGCCGCCGCTACTGCCAGGAGTTCTGGACGCTGAGGATCAAGTGACCAACTCAGGCGGCACCGTGGGCAGATGCGAGCATGATCTCCAGCGGTTCCTTCATGAGGCAACCGGAATGGACGCCCACGAAGACGGCGCACAACCATTAAGTCTGGCCGAAGCACAGGAGAAGGCCATGCACTCCTTCGCGCAGCGGGACGACAACAATCGTTCACGTTAGTTTTTGGAAATGAAACACGCACAAGTGTACACCTGCGCGAAGGGAGTATGACAATATTCTTTGCATTATCGTTTGCCACAGCTTGCatctttctgttgtttctctcCATTTTGTGAATAAGTTATTGGCGTgcaaatatatttacatatacgTGCATGTGCATTGTTGTGCTTCCAGGAGCACGGTCAGAAGCGTATTGTTGTCTCCGCAGTGGAAGTGGTATACGTTTTGTCGTACTGCTCGTGTAGGACTACGACTGCGCACGCCCAGCTAccacttttccttcttccccgttgttgtgtttggtcGTGCAgtttttccactttcacATACCATAGCATTAGTAATCAAAGCGATACAGTACTTACGGGGGCCTCAGTTTAACTTTTGTCGCACGTTTTAAATAGAGGGCGTTCTACATACATACTCgcgcgtgtgtgtttccttCGTACACAGAATAATATAGTTCTATACGGCCACAAGGAATACAGTGCGTGAGAAAAACCAAAGGATTATATTAAAAGGAATAGGAGTAACAGGTGAAAAGGGAGGAGTTTCGAGTATTTGAGTAAAAAAAGTGTACGTAACAAAGAAATTCATCGAAAGTAAACGATCAGATATTAAACTAGCACATAAGTGAGTTAGCGTACCTTATACatacatttatatttatttgtacgTAATGGTAGACGGGCGATCTTCTGCATCAATTGTTGCCGTTGATCCCGAAAGGGCTGCGCGTGAGCGCGACGCAGCAGCGCGTGCCCTTCTTCAAGACAGTCCGCTACACACGACCATGCAATATGCAACGTCTGGTCTTGAGCTTACCGTTCCCTATGCACTTAAGGTGGTTGCCAGTGCTGACACCTTCGATCGCGCTAAGGAGGTTGCCGATGAGGTGCTACGCTGCGCATGGCAACTCGCCGACACCGTGTTGAACAGTTTCAACCCGAACAGTGAGGTTTCACTCGTGGGTCGCCTGCCTGTGGGGCAGAAGCACCAAATGTCTGCTCCACTCAAGCGTGTGATGGCATGCTGCCAGCGTGTGTATAACTCATCGGCTGGATGTTTTGATCCCTCCACAGCACCCGTCGCAAAGGCGCTGCGTGAGATTGCACTGGGGAAGGAGCGGAACAATGCTTGTCTGGAGGCACTTACTCAAGCGTGTACGCTTCCCAACAGTTTTGTGATCGATTTCGAAGCTGGAACTATCAGCCGTAAGCACGAGCATGCGTCTCTGGACCTAGGTGGGGTTAGCAAAGGTTATATCGTTGATTATGTCATTGATAATATCAATGCTGCTGGATTTCAAAACGTTTTTTTTGACTGGGGTGGAGACTGCCGTGCGAGTGGTATGAATGCGCGCAATACCCCGTGGGTTGTTGGTATAACTCGCCCTCCGTCCCTTGATATGCTCCCTAACCCGCCAAAGGAGGCGTCGTATATCAGCGTTATCTCTCTCGACAACGAGGCCCTTGCCACGAGTGGCGACTATGAAAACTTAATATACACCGCTGATGATAAACCCCTTACCTGCACTTATGACTGGAAGGCGAAGGAACTGATGAAACCTTCTCAGTCCAATATCGCGCAGGTATCGGTTAAATGTTATAGCGCCATGTACGCTGACGCGCTTGCGACTGCGTGTTTCATAAAGCGGGATCCCGCGAAGGTTCGACAGCTGCTGGACGGTTGGCGTTACGTGCGTGATACAGTGAGAGATTACAGGGTCTACGTTCGTGAAAATGAGCGAGTAGCGAAGATGTTTGAGATCGCCACAGAGGATGCGGAAATGAGGAAGAGGCGGATCAGCAACACACTTCCCGCTCGTGTCATTGTGGTGGGCGGTGGTCTCGCGGGTTTGTCCGCGGCCATCGAAGCTGCAGGATGCGGtgctcaggttgtgcttatGGAGAAGGAGGCGAAGCTCGGAGGCAACAGCGCCAAGGCGACATCTGGTATCAACGGATGGGGCACACGTGCTCAGGCGAAGGCAAGCATTGTGGATGGTGGGAAATACTTCGAGCGTGACACATACAAGTCTGGTATCGGGGGTAACACCGATCCTGCCCTTGTGAAGACACTTTCTATGAAAAGTGCTGACGCTATTGGGTGGCTGACCTCGTTGGGTGTACCGCTGACGGTATTGTCACAGCTTGGGGGTCACAGCCGCAAGCGCACACATCGGGCACCGGATAAGAAAGATGGTACACCTCTACCTATCGGATTTACAATCATGAAAACCCTCGAGGATCACGTGCGTGGTAACCTTTCTGGCCGCATCACCATAATGGAAAACTGCAGTGTAACGTCGTTGCTCAGTGAGACGAAGGAACGGCCAGATGGCACTAAACAGATACGAGTTACTGGTGTGGAGTTCACGCAGGCTGGCAGTGGGAAGACGACCATACTTGCAGATGCTGTCATCCTTGCCACTGGTGGATTTTCTAACGACAAAACTGCAGACTCCCTGCTTCGTGAGCACGCCCCGCACTTGGTCAACTTCCCTACGACGAATGGCCCGTGGGCGACAGGTGATGGCGTGAAACTTGCACAGCGACTTGGCGCTCAACTGGTGGATATGGACAAGGTCCAGTTGCATCCGACAGGCCTCATCAACCCGAAGGATCCAGCGAACCCTACAAAGTTCCTTGGACCTGAGGCGCTACGTGGATCCGGTGGCGTTTTGTTGAACAAGCAAGGCAAGCGCTTCGTTAATGAACTTGACCTCCGTTCTGTGGTATCGAAAGCCATCATGGAACAGGGTGCGGAATATCCTGGATCGGGTGGTAGCATGTTCGCCTACTGTGTGTTGAATGCTGCGGCGCAGAAGCTCTTTGGTGTCAGCTCACACGAGTTCTACTGGAAGAAGATGGGTCTCTTCGTGAAGGCTGACACCATGAGGGACCTCGCTGCACTCATTGGGTGCCCAGTGGAATCTGTGCAGCAGACGCTGGAGGAGTACGAGCGGCTCTCCATATCACAGCGTTCCTGCCCCATCACGCGCAAAAGCGTCTATCCGTGCGTGCTCGGCACTAAGGGCCCCTACTACGTCGCCTTCGTGACACCTTCGATTCACTACACAATGGGTGGATGTCTCATCTCGCCTTCTGCTGAaatacaaatgaagaacacaTCATCACGCGCTCCACTGAGTCACAGCAACCCAATCCTCGGGTTATTTGGTGCCGGTGAGGTAACGGGTGGTGTGCACGGTGGGAACCGGTTGGGCGGCAATTCGCTGCTTGAGTGCGTCGTGTTTGGGAGAATTGCGGGGGCGAGTGCAGCGAATGCTAAATATCACAATGAGACTCACCTTTGGAACAACCGATGGGCTAAGATGGTAGTTGAAAGCGTTCTTGACGACACGAACGGGTTTCAGTGGTTATATTTCAGGCTTCCAAGCACGCTCCAGCGTTCGGGTGTGGGACCACTGCAAGCAGTTGTGTTGCGGGAGATGGAGGGGGAAGGCAGGTTGGATGTCCGTATTCCATTTACGGTGCCTGGGGACGTTGGCGTTGTTGGTATTATGGTTTATTCCAACGACGAGAACAGTTCCATGGGGTGGTTAACTGCGCTGCTGCCCGGCGGAATGGTGGAGATGAAAGCGGGGGTACAAGTCGACGCCAACTATGAAAGGATCCTGGCGCTTCCCCGGAAGGTAATTATCGCCACTCGTGATGGCGTGGCGCCGATGGTCCAAATGATTAGAGCAGCCTTGCATGAAGCGAAGGACGAACCTGCGCTTCAAATAATTTACATCGCAGAACGTGTCGCGACGATTCCCCAGCGTGAAAAGTTGGAGCAGCTTCAAAGGGATCATCCGAACAAGTTTAAGTTCACTTTCGTTGTGCACGATCCGCCCCCGCTTTGGACCGGAGGTGTCAACATCATGGAGGAAATATCTAAATCTGTGTTCCCTGATGCGAGTCTGGGCGTTTTCCTATTTGCTAGTGCGACCGAGTCCGCATCACTGCAAGTTCAGCTGTTGGAGTTGGGGCATAACAAATCAAACATAGTCACTCTTTGAATGGTGGTATTTTGTGACATGTTTGTGCCCCTCCCGCGCACGTTTTTGATGTCGCTTTTTCATGCCTTATTGCTAAGACGGCGGAAGTGCAAGAAGCCTCCTCACACAGGATGGTATGTAGAAGCGGTGTGACGTGCCGGAGTCTTaaaaaagttttttcttttcatttttttttttgattatgtttttttttttgtagcgaGTGAGTGGTCCACGGAGAGGATAAGTGTTCGACcttatctatttttttaaaattttactGTGAGGATAGGTTGTGGAAGCGATTACCATTTAATTCtatttgtgtgtatttttatgcacaggaggtgtgtgtgtatttgtttgtgtgtgtgtgactgtttgtatttttgttaccttttccttttggcagtttcctcttcttcacgcACTGACTGTTGGTTTTAGGTAGACTTCATTTTAGTATCgttaatttttatttctgttcTCAACACATGCGCGTGTTCTGATGCATTTGTTGCACGGCTCTCTGCATCACGACTGTTCGTTTATATCtgttagaaaaaaaaaaaatggacaaacaaacaataccaaagaagaaacgacGTCAAAAAGAAACGCGTAGCTTTGTTTTCGGCCTGCTGCACTTCGCAACGCTACGATTTATTGAAGCTTTTGTCGGCAGCGCagttgaa
This genomic window contains:
- a CDS encoding NADH-dependent fumarate reductase, whose amino-acid sequence is MVDGRSSASIVAVDPERAARERDAAARALLQDSPLHTTMQYATSGLELTVPYALKVVASADTFDRAKEVADEVLRCAWQLADTVLNSFNPNSEVSLVGRLPVGQKHQMSAPLKRVMACCQRVYNSSAGCFDPSTAPVAKALREIALGKERNNACLEALTQACTLPNSFVIDFEAGTISRKHEHASLDLGGVSKGYIVDYVIDNINAAGFQNVFFDWGGDCRASGMNARNTPWVVGITRPPSLDMLPNPPKEASYISVISLDNEALATSGDYENLIYTADDKPLTCTYDWKAKELMKPSQSNIAQVSVKCYSAMYADALATACFIKRDPAKVRQLLDGWRYVRDTVRDYRVYVRENERVAKMFEIATEDAEMRKRRISNTLPARVIVVGGGLAGLSAAIEAAGCGAQVVLMEKEAKLGGNSAKATSGINGWGTRAQAKASIVDGGKYFERDTYKSGIGGNTDPALVKTLSMKSADAIGWLTSLGVPLTVLSQLGGHSRKRTHRAPDKKDGTPLPIGFTIMKTLEDHVRGNLSGRITIMENCSVTSLLSETKERPDGTKQIRVTGVEFTQAGSGKTTILADAVILATGGFSNDKTADSLLREHAPHLVNFPTTNGPWATGDGVKLAQRLGAQLVDMDKVQLHPTGLINPKDPANPTKFLGPEALRGSGGVLLNKQGKRFVNELDLRSVVSKAIMEQGAEYPGSGGSMFAYCVLNAAAQKLFGVSSHEFYWKKMGLFVKADTMRDLAALIGCPVESVQQTLEEYERLSISQRSCPITRKSVYPCVLGTKGPYYVAFVTPSIHYTMGGCLISPSAEIQMKNTSSRAPLSHSNPILGLFGAGEVTGGVHGGNRLGGNSLLECVVFGRIAGASAANAKYHNETHLWNNRWAKMVVESVLDDTNGFQWLYFRLPSTLQRSGVGPLQAVVLREMEGEGRLDVRIPFTVPGDVGVVGIMVYSNDENSSMGWLTALLPGGMVEMKAGVQVDANYERILALPRKVIIATRDGVAPMVQMIRAALHEAKDEPALQIIYIAERVATIPQREKLEQLQRDHPNKFKFTFVVHDPPPLWTGGVNIMEEISKSVFPDASLGVFLFASATESASLQVQLLELGHNKSNIVTL
- a CDS encoding oligosaccharyl transferase subunit, putative, with translation MTKGGKVAVTKGSAQSDGAGEGGMSKAKSSTTFVATGGGSLPAWALKAVSTIVSAVILIYSVHRAYDIRLTSVRLYGELIHEFDPWFNYRATQYLSDNGWRAFFQWYDYMSWYPLGRPVGTTIFPGMQLTGVAIHRVLEMLGRGMSINNICVYIPAWFGSIATVLAALIAYESSNSLSVMAFTAYFFSIVPAHLMRSMAGEFDNECVAMAAMLLTFYMWVRSLRSSSSWPIGALAGVAYGYMVSTWGGYIFVLNMVAFHASVCVLLDWARGTYSVSLLRAYSLFFVIGTALAICVPPVEWTPFRSLEQLTALFVFVFMWALHYSEYLRERARAPIHSSKALQIRARIFMGTLSLLLIVAIYLFSTGYFRSFSSRVRALFVKHTRTGNPLVDSVAEHRPTTAGAFLRHLHVCYNGWIIGFFFMSVSCFFHCTPGMSFLLLYSILAYYFSLKMSRLLLLSAPVASILTGYVVGSIVDLAADCFAASGTEHADSKEHQGKARGKGQKRQITVECGCHNPFYKLWCNSFSSRLVVGKFFVVVVLAICGPTFLGSEFRAHCERFSLSVANPRIISSIRHSGKLVLADDYYVSYLWLRNNTPEDARILSWWDYGYQITGIGNRTTLADGNTWNHEHIATIGKMLTSPVKESHALIRHLADYVLIWSGQDRGDLRKSRHMARIGNSVYRDMCSEDDPLCRQFGFYSGDLSKPTPMMQRSLLYNLHRFGTDGGKTQLDKNMFQLAYVSKYGLVKIYKVMNVSEESKAWVADPKNRKCDAPGSWICAGQYPPAKEIQDMLAKRIDYEQLEDFNRRNRSDAHYRAYMRQMG